The following are encoded together in the Bacillus sp. V2I10 genome:
- a CDS encoding alpha/beta-type small acid-soluble spore protein, translating to MARSSNKLLVPGIEQALDQIKYEIAQEFGVSLGSDTAARSNGSVGGEITKRLVAQAQAGLGGQSSKTE from the coding sequence ATGGCACGCAGCAGCAACAAATTACTTGTTCCAGGAATTGAACAGGCACTGGATCAAATCAAATATGAAATTGCACAGGAATTTGGAGTTTCGCTTGGATCTGACACAGCAGCACGATCAAACGGATCTGTAGGCGGAGAAATTACAAAGCGCTTAGTCGCTCAAGCACAAGCAGGACTTGGCGGACAATCCTCTAAAACTGAATAA
- a CDS encoding anti-sigma factor domain-containing protein, producing the protein MKKGIVVDRNDDYVTLLTLDGQFLKANKQKRSYELGEEITFFQLSDTSERAKPLSIFNLRGIRNGLLAGMALILLFFTVLPVFKDDKVYAYMTIDINPSFELRLNEKLQVVQIEPMNEDGKKMLGDIKDWKNRKISDVFSKIVDKSKDLGYLKGEKEIFITTVTTDDKHESVKKKMRADVDHLKDSYKNENVKVSAVESDVETRNKAADQGISTGKYMQLNPKPAETAPLNENKGEKEEGKQETPSHANEEKSKKTPPAVMPPAEDKEKQAPPEIPAKKEKPEIKEEELKETIPEKKKITPLPPKDKVSIKNTNKEAEKKRREEEKGKWQREGDRNDDDDNDEDDDDRIHRDNDQYNRDRDDDDEDNDEGSRFDRD; encoded by the coding sequence ATGAAAAAAGGGATCGTCGTTGATCGAAATGATGATTACGTCACATTACTTACCCTCGATGGACAATTTTTGAAAGCAAATAAACAAAAACGTTCATACGAGCTGGGTGAGGAAATAACTTTTTTTCAACTTTCAGATACAAGCGAAAGGGCAAAGCCGTTAAGCATCTTTAATTTGCGCGGAATTAGAAACGGGTTATTGGCAGGTATGGCTCTTATTCTTCTTTTTTTTACAGTGCTGCCCGTTTTTAAAGATGACAAAGTGTATGCTTACATGACAATTGATATCAATCCAAGCTTTGAGCTTAGATTGAATGAGAAGCTTCAGGTCGTGCAGATAGAGCCGATGAATGAAGATGGGAAAAAAATGCTTGGTGATATAAAAGACTGGAAAAACCGCAAGATCTCAGACGTCTTTTCCAAGATTGTCGACAAAAGCAAAGATTTAGGCTATTTAAAGGGAGAAAAAGAAATATTCATAACGACCGTGACCACAGATGACAAACATGAATCCGTCAAAAAGAAAATGCGCGCTGATGTTGACCATTTAAAGGATTCATATAAAAACGAAAATGTAAAAGTCAGTGCAGTTGAATCTGATGTTGAGACAAGAAATAAAGCAGCAGATCAAGGCATTTCAACCGGCAAGTATATGCAATTAAACCCTAAGCCTGCAGAAACTGCTCCTTTAAACGAAAATAAGGGCGAGAAAGAAGAAGGAAAGCAAGAGACACCCAGTCATGCTAATGAAGAAAAAAGCAAGAAAACTCCTCCAGCTGTAATGCCTCCTGCGGAAGATAAAGAAAAACAAGCGCCTCCTGAAATACCGGCGAAAAAAGAAAAGCCTGAAATAAAAGAGGAAGAGCTGAAAGAGACCATTCCGGAGAAAAAAAAAATTACCCCTCTTCCGCCAAAAGATAAGGTATCGATAAAAAATACCAATAAAGAAGCTGAGAAAAAACGGCGTGAAGAGGAAAAGGGCAAATGGCAGCGTGAGGGAGACAGAAACGATGACGATGACAATGACGAAGATGATGATGACAGAATACACAGGGACAATGATCAATATAATAGAGACAGAGATGATGACGATGAAGATAACGACGAGGGGTCAAGATTTGATCGTGATTAA
- the sigI gene encoding RNA polymerase sigma factor SigI, whose amino-acid sequence MLSLLFKLGKKKPTLEDTVLQIQDGDQQMQNTLIDQYKPFVAKTVSSVCKRYIDERDDEFSIGLIAFNEAIEKYSTEKGSSLLAFAELIIKRKVIDYIRKEARNAQTVNIDLQEHEEGEASQSKIEADLSIEEHQKLIEQEQRREEIVYFQTVLQEFGLSFSELMEQSPKHMDARQNAIKVAQILIEHDELKRILFTKKQLPVKQLETLVSVSRKTIERNRKYIIAMTIILSGDYIYLKDYIRGVLQS is encoded by the coding sequence GTGCTTAGCCTACTGTTTAAACTTGGCAAAAAGAAACCAACTTTAGAAGATACCGTCTTGCAGATACAAGATGGGGATCAGCAAATGCAGAACACGCTAATTGACCAATATAAACCATTCGTGGCAAAAACCGTTTCTTCGGTTTGTAAAAGGTACATTGATGAGAGAGACGATGAGTTCAGTATTGGTCTTATTGCTTTTAATGAAGCCATTGAAAAGTATTCAACTGAAAAAGGGAGCTCGCTTCTTGCATTCGCCGAATTGATTATAAAGAGAAAAGTGATCGATTATATCCGGAAAGAAGCAAGGAATGCCCAGACAGTGAACATTGACCTTCAGGAGCATGAAGAAGGCGAGGCCTCTCAAAGCAAGATCGAGGCGGATCTGTCGATTGAAGAGCATCAGAAACTGATTGAACAAGAACAGCGCAGAGAAGAGATTGTTTACTTTCAGACTGTCCTGCAGGAATTTGGCCTGTCCTTTTCAGAACTGATGGAGCAATCTCCAAAGCATATGGACGCAAGACAAAATGCAATTAAGGTGGCGCAAATACTTATTGAACATGATGAACTCAAGCGCATCCTGTTCACAAAAAAACAGCTGCCGGTCAAACAGCTTGAGACGCTTGTATCTGTCAGTCGCAAAACAATAGAGAGAAATAGAAAATATATTATTGCAATGACAATTATTTTATCTGGGGATTACATTTATCTGAAAGACTATATAAGAGGGGTGCTTCAATCATGA
- a CDS encoding DedA family protein, which produces MEHYILAFIEYFKDLSYFGVLLALCFEFVPAEVVLPLAGYWVYQGDMALWGTVLAGTVGGTIGPLTLYALGRYGGRPFLIKYGKYMFINEENLSKADAFFEKNGAMVAFTARFLPGVRTLISIPCGMAKMKVWIFSIYTFAAMLPITFLYVFLGFKLGDKWEEVGGMANDYLLPAGVVIVIVFLLYKFMTRKAIKPSTYTHKN; this is translated from the coding sequence ATGGAACATTACATTCTAGCTTTTATTGAATACTTTAAAGACCTTTCGTACTTTGGCGTGCTCCTTGCACTATGCTTTGAGTTTGTGCCTGCTGAAGTGGTGCTGCCGCTTGCAGGGTATTGGGTTTATCAGGGAGATATGGCTTTATGGGGGACGGTTCTTGCCGGAACGGTCGGGGGAACAATCGGTCCGCTTACCCTTTATGCGCTTGGCCGCTACGGGGGAAGACCTTTTCTCATAAAGTATGGAAAATATATGTTTATCAACGAAGAAAACCTTTCAAAGGCAGATGCTTTCTTCGAAAAAAACGGAGCGATGGTGGCATTTACCGCCCGTTTCCTGCCTGGAGTCAGAACGCTGATCTCCATACCATGCGGAATGGCTAAAATGAAAGTCTGGATTTTTTCCATTTATACGTTTGCTGCAATGCTTCCTATTACGTTTTTATACGTATTTCTTGGGTTTAAACTTGGTGACAAATGGGAGGAAGTAGGCGGAATGGCGAACGACTATTTGCTTCCGGCGGGTGTTGTCATTGTCATTGTTTTTCTTTTGTACAAGTTTATGACAAGAAAAGCAATCAAGCCTTCAACATACACTCATAAGAATTAA
- a CDS encoding undecaprenyl-diphosphate phosphatase produces MDWLQAMILGFIQGLTEFLPISSTGHLYLGRKLFGMQDGGIFLDTMLHIGTFIALIVYYRDILLKLLKNPFTKLTFLLFVGTLPAVFAGVFISDFFDGISKSGVTIGWEFLITGVFLWFADSIKKGSKKLDDLTAGDALFIGCFQAFAIFPAISRSGMTIVGALMRKIDKETAAYFSFLLSIPAIFGAIVFQSADLFSGQAAAIGFFPLLLATLSAAFTGYIAVKWMIGYVKKHSLKGFAVYVWALGVLVIVIQSI; encoded by the coding sequence ATGGATTGGCTGCAGGCAATGATATTAGGATTCATACAAGGTCTGACTGAATTTCTGCCGATAAGTTCAACAGGACATCTCTACTTGGGAAGAAAGCTGTTCGGAATGCAAGACGGAGGAATCTTTCTTGATACGATGCTGCACATCGGAACCTTTATCGCGCTCATCGTGTATTACAGAGATATTTTACTTAAGCTTTTAAAAAATCCTTTTACCAAGCTGACATTTTTATTATTTGTAGGAACACTGCCTGCCGTTTTCGCAGGGGTGTTTATCAGTGATTTTTTTGATGGCATTTCAAAGTCCGGTGTCACCATCGGGTGGGAATTTTTAATTACAGGAGTATTTTTATGGTTTGCGGATTCCATAAAAAAGGGTTCAAAAAAACTGGATGATTTAACTGCAGGCGACGCTTTGTTTATCGGCTGTTTCCAGGCTTTTGCTATATTTCCCGCGATTTCAAGGTCAGGGATGACGATTGTAGGAGCATTGATGCGAAAAATCGATAAAGAAACCGCAGCTTACTTTTCATTTTTGCTCTCCATTCCGGCCATATTTGGGGCTATCGTGTTTCAATCAGCAGATCTTTTCTCTGGGCAGGCAGCGGCTATCGGCTTCTTCCCTTTGCTCCTGGCAACTTTGAGCGCTGCATTTACGGGCTACATCGCAGTAAAATGGATGATCGGCTATGTAAAAAAGCACTCCTTAAAAGGATTTGCCGTATATGTTTGGGCGCTTGGGGTGTTAGTCATCGTCATTCAATCTATTTAA